TCTGCAATCAGCTCACGCGGCACCCCAAGCAGACCTTCTTTGGCGTCGTTACTGTAGACCACCTCGCCACGAACGAAATAGGCGGAACTCCCCGGGAGATTGGTCAGCCGGTGGCACACCAACCCTCCGGTGCACGACTCGGCGACGGCAATGGTCTGTTTCGCCTCGAGTAGCAACCGCCCCACTACATCCTCGAGCCGCTCCTCATCCCGCCCAAAGAGTAGCTTACCTAGCCGCTCGCGAATCCTGGATTCAAGATCATTGAGCAGTCGGTCGCCATCCGCCTCCGACTCGGTGTGCACGGTCAACCGGATATGGATCTCGCCGGGGTAGGCGAGCAACCCGATCATTGGGTTTCGCGAATGGCGCATGAGGTCGCCGATAATCTCATCGAGCGCCGATTCCGCGATCCCGCAGGCTTTGAGCGTACGCGACCGAATGCTGCCGCTGGCACCGAAGGCCTCGCCAAGGCGCGGGATGACTTGCTCTGTGAGCATCGGCTGCATCTCCCCAGGAACCCCGGGCATCGCCACCACAATCTTTCCATTCTCCATGCGGATGAAGAGGCCGGGCGCAGTCCCGTGGGGATTCGGCAACACGGTGGCGCCTTCCGGGATCATGGCTTGCCGTTCGTTGTTCCTGGGCATGACGAGCCCACGATCGGCAAATCGGAGGCGGATCGATTCTAAGACCGTCTCGTCGAGGTGAAGCGTTCGACCCAGTTCCGCCGCGATGGCTCGGCAGGTCAGATCGTCCTCCGTGGGACCGAGGCCCCCCGTCGCAATCACAATCTCGGATCGTGTGAGCGCCACACGAAGCACCTCCCTGATCCGGGCCTCGTTGTCGCCAACGGTACTCTTCCAATAGACCTCGATTCCAGCCGCTGCAAGCGCTTCGCCGATGTAGGCCGAATTGGTATCGAGTGTCTGGCCCAGGAGCAACTCTGTCCCAATCGTGAGGATCTCAACCCGTACCTCCTTCTCCACGGCAGGGTCCTCCTGACGATTGAATCCACTGGGAGTTCATTCCCCGCAGCTTGCCGCGAGTTCGTCATACCGGCGGACCCCGGATCGGAGTCCGGGGCAGGCGCCGGTATCCAGAGGGCCCGACTGGATTCCGTGTCAAGCACGGAATGACGGGCCAGAACAGAAGACGATACCCCGCAGCTTGCTGCGGGGTAGTTCATTCAGGCAGCAGAGGTCTGGTTGCCACCCGCCGCTTTAGATCGATAGAGCGCCTGATCCGCCACCCGCACCAGGTCTTCGACCTGGTGCATGTCGGGTCCGAAGCAGGCAACGCCGAGGCTCGCAGTAAGCCTCTCGCCGCCAGACGCTCTTTGCACTTTCAAAGCGTCGCACTCCATCGCACAGCGGATCCGTTCTGCATGCACCAAGGCCTGCTGCAGATCGGTTTCCGGAAGGAT
This genomic window from Candidatus Methylomirabilis limnetica contains:
- a CDS encoding competence/damage-inducible protein A gives rise to the protein MEKEVRVEILTIGTELLLGQTLDTNSAYIGEALAAAGIEVYWKSTVGDNEARIREVLRVALTRSEIVIATGGLGPTEDDLTCRAIAAELGRTLHLDETVLESIRLRFADRGLVMPRNNERQAMIPEGATVLPNPHGTAPGLFIRMENGKIVVAMPGVPGEMQPMLTEQVIPRLGEAFGASGSIRSRTLKACGIAESALDEIIGDLMRHSRNPMIGLLAYPGEIHIRLTVHTESEADGDRLLNDLESRIRERLGKLLFGRDEERLEDVVGRLLLEAKQTIAVAESCTGGLVCHRLTNLPGSSAYFVRGEVVYSNDAKEGLLGVPRELIAEYGAVSQPVALAMAAGMRQVAGTDLALGITGIAGPGGGTATKPIGLTYIAIASHDGVTCREYRFLGDRETNRLRASQEALDILRRHLLLHRHAGQT